Genomic segment of Actinomycetota bacterium:
GGCAAACCCGTGCTGCCCGGCCGGGTCGGCGGCTGCCGCGGGGGGCCCAGGGCCCACCGCGGCCGGAACGCGAGCGGGGGTCGCCGGCCGGTCCCTTCGACTCCGCACCGCGTTCCTCCGCGGTCCCCCCACCTCCCGCGACCCCGCCTGCAAGCGATCCAGGCAGCCGTCTCGCTGCGGCGGGTTCGGACCCAAAGCGTGAAGCGGTAGCCTTCGGCGCCGTGAACCCAGAATCACCCTCGGCACACGTTGATGCTCGGCTCCTCGACGAGCTCGCTGCGAATGCTTGGCCTGCGTTCGTGGTGCAGGTGGTCGATGGGTGGCGGCTGCGGTTCACGCCGGGGGTTCGGGCTCGGCGGTCGAGCTCGGTGTTGCCGCTGGCCGGACGAGATGAGGTCCCGCTGGCGGACCGGATAGCGCTCGTCCACGAGTTCTACGCACGGTGGGGTGGCACCGTTCGCTACCAGATCTCGCCAGCGGCGCGGCCGCCCGACCTCGACGCCGTCCTGGCCGAGCTCGGGTTCCAGGTGGAGGCGCCCGTTCACGTTCAGACGGCAGCCCTCGACGACGTGCTGGACCGAACGGCGGGCCCCGCGCCCGCCGCAGTCCTGGTCGAGGAGGAGATCGACGATCGGTGGCTGGCCACCACTAACGAGCTGTTCCAGCGCAGCGACGCCGGGACCATGCGCCAGAGGATCCTGGAACGGATCGCCCCGGCCACCGGGTTCGCCCTCCTCGAGCTGGAAGGCGTTCCGGCCGCGGTGGGCATGGGAGTCGTGGAGCGGGGCTGGCTGGGGATCTACTCCATGGGAACCAGCCCCCAGTACCGAAGCCGCGGCGCCGCCACGGCAGTCCTGCACGCGCTGGCCCGATGGGCGCGCGAACGAGAGGCCTCGAACGCCTACCTCCAGGTCGAGGTCGAGAACGAACCAGCCCACCGCCTGTACGCACGAATGGGCTTCGAGACCGCGTACCGCTACCACTACCGCACCCGCGAGCTGGAGTAGCGGCAGAGAGGCCGCAGGAACGCTTGCAGGCGGGGCCGCGGGGGCCCCGCGGCAGCCGCCGACACGGCCGGGCGAAACGGGTTTTCCAGGCTACGATGCCGGTCCCATGCGACAGCTGCTCTACGTGTGCCTGGACGGGCTGGCCGACGATCCGATCCCGGAGCTCGACGGCCGGACGCCGCTGGAGGCGGCGGCCACGCCGTTCCTGGACTCCCTGGTCCAGCACGGACGCACGGGAACAGTGCTCACGGTGGGACCGGGTGTTGCCCCCGAGTCGGACGCCGGGGTGTTCGGGATCCTGGGGTACGACCCGGCCGAGGAGCATCCGGGCCGGGGGGTGATCGAGGCCATCGGCTCCGGGATGGACTACCGCGACGGCGACCTGGCCTACCGGATCAACTTCGCCACCGCCGACGGGACCGAGATCGTGGACCGGCGGGTGGGCCGGGACCTCTCCTCGGAGGAAGCCCACGCCCTGGCCGACGAGGTGAACGCCGGCCTCCGGCTGCCCGGAGCCACGTTCGAGCTGCGGGCCACCGTGGAGCACCGAGGGGTCCTGGTCATCCGGTCCACCGACGGGACCCCCCTCTCGGCCGCGGTCGGCAACACCGACCCCGCCTATGCCAGGCAGGGAGCCCTGGGCGTGGCGCTGGAGACGTTCCCGAACCAGGTGGCTCGGGCCGAGCCGCTCGAGGACACTCCCGAGGCCCGGCGGGCCGCCGACCTCACCAACGCGTTCGTGGATGGCGCGGCGAAGCTGCTGGACGCCTCACCGGTCAACGCCGAGCGGCGCCGGGCCGGCCGGCTTCCGGCGAACCTCATCCTGACCCGCGACGGCGGCGACCACGTCCCGCACCTCCAGCCGATCAAGCAGCGATTCGGCCCCGCCTGGGGGTGCTTCGTGGAGATGCCGGTGGAACGCGGGATCGCCCTGGTGCTGGGCATGGAGGAGGTCGGCGCCCCCCAGCTGGACGGCTCGGACGAGGGGTTCGCGGCGTGGGCATCCCTCGCCGCCGAGGCCCTGGAGGGCTTCGACGCCCTGTACGTGCACATCAAGGGACCGGACGTCCCCGCCCACGACGGCCGGGCGGAGGACAAGCGCGACGTCATCGCCGCGATCGACCGGGCCTTCTTCGGGGAGGTCCTCGGCCGCGTCGACCCGCGCCGGACCGTGGTCGCGGTGACGGCGGACCACGCCACCTCCTGCCTCCGGAAGGCGCACACGGCCGACCCCGTTCCGCTGGTGGTCTCCGGCGGACCGGTCACCCCGGACGGCTCCCCGTCGTTCGGGGAGCACGTGGCCGCGCACGGGTCGCTCGGGTCCCTCCGGGGGGTGGAGGTCCTTCCCCTCTTGACCGGCCTGCTCCGGGACTGAAACAGTCCACTCCGCGGAGGCACCCGGAAGCGTATATTTCGTTCAGGGAGCTTCGATCGGGGACGGCCGGCGTCGTCGGCCGTCACGCGGTGACGAGGAGGGCGGATGGCGCAGATCGCGGTCGAGCCGGTCACGGGTCCGGCCGAACCCGGTCCCGGACGCGGCGCACCGAGCGAGCAGGTCGTGGGCCGGAGTCCATGGGACCTCTTCTGGGCCCGGTTCAAGGGGGACAAGCTCGCCTTCGTCGGCATCTTCTTCGTGATCTTCATGATCGTCATGGCGGCCGGGGCCCCACTCATCTCCCACTGGACGCACAAGGGGCCCAACCAGGTCTTCATCAACCGGGCCCTCAACACGGGACCCCCGCCGTTCTTCATCCCGTTCCCGAAGGGGCCGGGGAAGGACTTCTGGTTCGGCGTCGACGTCAACGCATCCGACGTCTTCGTGCGGGTGTGGTACGGGGCCCGGACCTCGCTGATCGTGGCGCTGTTCTCCACGAGCATCGCGGTGGTGGTCGGGGTGACGGTGGGCCTGTTCGCCGGGTTCTACCGGGGCAAGGTCGACACGTTCCTGTCCCGGATCACCGACATCGTGATGTCCATGCCGGTCCTGCTGATCGCGCTGGGGCTGGCGGCCGCCTGCAGCCTCCCGCCGCCGGGAGGTGGCCAGCCCGGCTGCCTGGGGGGCATCATCAAGCCGGGCCTGCTCCTCGTCTCCTACATCATCGGGCTGTTCTCGTGGCCGTACATCTCCCGTATCGTCCGGGGCCAGGTGCTGTCCCTTCGCGAGAAGGAGTTCGTGGAGGCCGCCCGCGCCCTGGGCTCCTCGAACTTCCGGATCATGTTCCGGGAGATCCTGCCGAACGTGGTCGCTCCCATCCTCGTGTACACGACCCTGATCATCCCGAACAACATCCTGTTCGAGGCGGCGCTGTCGTTTCTGGGCGTGGGGGTGCCGCCGACCACGACATCGTGGGGGCAGATGCTGGAGCAGGCCGCCAACACCTTCACGTACGCCTGGTGGACCATGGTCTTCCCGGGCTTCTTCCTGTTCCTGACGACGCTCGCGTTCAACCTGGTGGGAGACGGTTTGCGGGACGCGCTCGATCCCCGAACCGCCAGATGACCGTATAACTCTTCGGCAACGAGAAGGGGAAAGGAGGTACGTCCCGAGAGATCGATCGATGCTGCATTCAGTTGGGTTCCTTCATCGAAGGGGGGTTAGGTGACGAAACGATATTTGCGGTACTTCGCGCTGGTGGGCATCATCGCCATCGTGGCGGCGGCCTGTGGGAAGAGTTCCACCACCACTTCAGGCGGCGCCACTGGCACCGGCCCGACGGGAAACACCGGCAACACGGGCACCGGCCCGACCGGTACGACGGGACCGACGGTGACTCCGGGCGGCACCCTGCGCCTGGCGCTGACGTCCGACGTCAGCGCGGCGTTCGACCCGCAGAAGGAGTACTACTCGGTCACGTGGGAGTTCCTCCGGTGCTGTCTGCTCCGGACGCTCATGTCCTACAACGGACACGACACGGCG
This window contains:
- a CDS encoding GNAT family N-acetyltransferase gives rise to the protein MVQVVDGWRLRFTPGVRARRSSSVLPLAGRDEVPLADRIALVHEFYARWGGTVRYQISPAARPPDLDAVLAELGFQVEAPVHVQTAALDDVLDRTAGPAPAAVLVEEEIDDRWLATTNELFQRSDAGTMRQRILERIAPATGFALLELEGVPAAVGMGVVERGWLGIYSMGTSPQYRSRGAATAVLHALARWAREREASNAYLQVEVENEPAHRLYARMGFETAYRYHYRTRELE
- a CDS encoding alkaline phosphatase family protein; this encodes MRQLLYVCLDGLADDPIPELDGRTPLEAAATPFLDSLVQHGRTGTVLTVGPGVAPESDAGVFGILGYDPAEEHPGRGVIEAIGSGMDYRDGDLAYRINFATADGTEIVDRRVGRDLSSEEAHALADEVNAGLRLPGATFELRATVEHRGVLVIRSTDGTPLSAAVGNTDPAYARQGALGVALETFPNQVARAEPLEDTPEARRAADLTNAFVDGAAKLLDASPVNAERRRAGRLPANLILTRDGGDHVPHLQPIKQRFGPAWGCFVEMPVERGIALVLGMEEVGAPQLDGSDEGFAAWASLAAEALEGFDALYVHIKGPDVPAHDGRAEDKRDVIAAIDRAFFGEVLGRVDPRRTVVAVTADHATSCLRKAHTADPVPLVVSGGPVTPDGSPSFGEHVAAHGSLGSLRGVEVLPLLTGLLRD
- a CDS encoding ABC transporter permease, encoding MAQIAVEPVTGPAEPGPGRGAPSEQVVGRSPWDLFWARFKGDKLAFVGIFFVIFMIVMAAGAPLISHWTHKGPNQVFINRALNTGPPPFFIPFPKGPGKDFWFGVDVNASDVFVRVWYGARTSLIVALFSTSIAVVVGVTVGLFAGFYRGKVDTFLSRITDIVMSMPVLLIALGLAAACSLPPPGGGQPGCLGGIIKPGLLLVSYIIGLFSWPYISRIVRGQVLSLREKEFVEAARALGSSNFRIMFREILPNVVAPILVYTTLIIPNNILFEAALSFLGVGVPPTTTSWGQMLEQAANTFTYAWWTMVFPGFFLFLTTLAFNLVGDGLRDALDPRTAR